In Deferribacter autotrophicus, the sequence TTTTAAAGAGAGCAAAAGATGAAGCAACTATTAAAATTTTTGATAATAATAATTCTCGTTAGTGGTTGTGCAGTACGTTATCAGAAAGTTGAAAATTTTGATAAATATTTTTGGCCTGATATCTCTAATCCTAAGATAGCACTTATAAACATTATAGATACTAAAAAGATTAGGGAAAACTATAGCTTTTTTAGGAAATTTTTTGGAATTGAACATGAAATTCCACCTCTGTATCGACCTTTTGCAGTGGCGGCAAATGATAATTATATTGCTGTTAGTGATATCATGTTTGGTGTAGTTTATTTGATAGATAAGAATAATTTTAGGCTGGATATTATAAAAGAGTTTGCTGGTAAAAGATTAAAATCTATAGTTGATATGGATTTCGACAATAATAATCTTTATTTGGTTGATTCAGAAAAAGGGTATATTATTAGATACAATATTATTGATAGGTCAACTTCATTTCTAGATATTCAATTAAGTAAACCTGTATCAATAAAGGTTGATTCAAAAAATCATTTTATATTTTTGGCAGATGCTAACAGAAATAAAATAGTTATTACGGATATGGATGGAAATATTAAAAATGAGATTGATAAGGGGTTTAATTTTCCATTAGATATAGATGTTATTAAAGATAAAAGATGGCTGTATGTTTTAGACTCTATGAATTTTAGAATAATTAAGCTAGATTATGATGGAAATATTTTGGATACGTTTGGTGAGATTGGAAACAGACCAGGTAATTTTTCAAAACCTAAAGGGATATGTATTGATAAATATGAGAGAATATATGTTACAGATGCTGACTTTGATAATTTTCAGATTTTTGACTTAGATGGTAATCTACTTTATTTTATTGGACATAATGGCTCTGATATTGAATCATTTTATATGCCTGCAAGGATTTATTGTTATAATGATGAAATTTATATAGCAGATTTATTCAATGCGAGAGTAAAAGTATTTAAATCCTTTGAGTAATGTGGGCATGGTATTTGCTATGTATATGGCAGGAGGAAGTATATGAAGATTAAAATATGTATCACATTGTTGATTATAGCTATTTTTAGTTCATTAATATATGCAGGAGTAGCAAATACAAAACATAATCTATCAAAATCTGGCCCGGGACCAATAAAATCAAGCCAAGAAGATAGAGTTTGTGTATTTTGTCATACTCCTCACAATGCTCTTCCATATGCACCTCTTTGGAATAGAGAGCTTAGTACGGCAGTGTATCAAACATATTCTTCAGTTACTATGAATGCTTCACCTGGACAGCCTACTGGAGATTCGAAATTATGCCTTTCATGTCACGATGGAACAATAGCACTCAATGCTATATATGCTACTACATCGTCAATAGCCACAGATTTGAATTTTCCATTATCAGGTGAAGCAAATCTTGGTACTGACCTAAGAGATGACCATCCTATATCATTTGTATATGATGATAATCTAGCTGTTCAAGATAGGCAGTTGAAATTACCATCAGTGTTACCTTCTTTTATAAAACTTCAAAATGGAAGAATTGAATGTACAACATGTCATGACCCGCATACAGAAACAATTTATTTTTTAAGAACTGCTGATAAACAACTTCTATGTACCAGCTGTCATGATAAAAAGGTTGAAGGTAGTGTAACGTTACCTTTTTCTACATCTGTGCATAATCAGGTTATGAGCAGTGCGCCCATTTCATCAGATTATGCCTGCGGTAACTGCCATAAACCACATAATGCAAAAGATATTGTTACTGGCTCTGCAACTTCTCAGTTGTTAAAAGGAAATGAAGAAGATTTATGTTTTGTATGTCACGGGAGTTCACAAGGTATTGGACCATTGTCTGAAAATAATATTGATATTGAAAGTTTGATGTCAAGCAATGATGGGTTTTATGATATTTATAGTGGT encodes:
- a CDS encoding cytochrome c3 family protein, whose translation is MKIKICITLLIIAIFSSLIYAGVANTKHNLSKSGPGPIKSSQEDRVCVFCHTPHNALPYAPLWNRELSTAVYQTYSSVTMNASPGQPTGDSKLCLSCHDGTIALNAIYATTSSIATDLNFPLSGEANLGTDLRDDHPISFVYDDNLAVQDRQLKLPSVLPSFIKLQNGRIECTTCHDPHTETIYFLRTADKQLLCTSCHDKKVEGSVTLPFSTSVHNQVMSSAPISSDYACGNCHKPHNAKDIVTGSATSQLLKGNEEDLCFVCHGSSQGIGPLSENNIDIESLMSSNDGFYDIYSGTKRWVNRSHDVTDAQQGSSGAHLECINCHGVHGVRRDDLNTTNVIESLVDPDNPLQPFTWSTNPTNYNGTDKYWLKIYKIDHFCLKCHDGSFPTFTDRPDLNVLDPTNNNGRIRNIASSFSKDIHGKEKIPCIICHDPHGGNPFLITNRMKWTGTAPFKTKRAPKSDFDSGTIVAPINPVKYELCRLSCHNGDKTMHQRNKTNCQQCHYHGGGKL